The Desulfobacterales bacterium genome window below encodes:
- the trxC gene encoding thioredoxin TrxC, giving the protein MMSALHIVCPHCNAVNRVPGERIAEQPSCGRCRKKLFVGQPLELDKNTFDIHLARNEIPLVVDFWAPWCGPCKAMGPVFEQAAARLEPRVRMAKLNTETEQEIAARYEIRSIPTLAVFKNGRQVFRQPGAMDLASLLRLIEGNI; this is encoded by the coding sequence GTGATGAGCGCGCTGCATATCGTCTGCCCCCACTGCAATGCGGTCAACCGGGTCCCCGGGGAAAGGATCGCCGAGCAACCCAGCTGCGGCCGCTGCAGAAAAAAACTGTTTGTCGGCCAGCCCCTGGAATTAGATAAAAACACCTTTGACATCCATCTTGCCCGGAACGAGATCCCCCTGGTGGTGGATTTCTGGGCCCCCTGGTGCGGACCCTGCAAGGCAATGGGCCCGGTCTTTGAGCAGGCCGCGGCCCGGCTGGAACCCCGGGTCAGAATGGCCAAGCTCAACACCGAAACCGAGCAAGAGATCGCCGCCCGGTATGAGATCCGCAGCATCCCCACCCTTGCCGTTTTCAAAAACGGCCGGCAGGTCTTCCGTCAGCCCGGGGCCATGGACCTGGCCAGCCTCCTGCGCCTGATCGAAGGTAATATCTAA
- a CDS encoding DUF4126 domain-containing protein, translating into MEQLDHISSIIALSMGVAWASGINLYAAILVLGLLGVTNNIILPEQLEILMNPMVIGAAGIMYLAEFVADKTPGVDSGWDTIHTFIRIPAGALLAAGAVGNMDPAVILTAGILGGGLAAGTHATKSGSRLLINASPEPFSNWIASLGEDVAVIGGLWIALHHPIVFICLLVLFIILMIWLLPRIWQGIKTLFASIKRLFGDGRDDQAISNDPGNNTTPGPAGKER; encoded by the coding sequence ATGGAGCAGCTTGACCATATCAGCAGCATCATCGCCCTGTCCATGGGGGTGGCCTGGGCCAGCGGCATCAACCTCTATGCCGCCATCCTGGTCCTGGGTCTCCTCGGGGTGACCAACAACATAATTCTGCCCGAACAGCTGGAGATCCTGATGAATCCGATGGTGATCGGCGCGGCCGGGATCATGTACCTGGCCGAGTTCGTGGCTGACAAGACCCCGGGGGTGGACAGCGGCTGGGATACCATCCATACCTTTATCCGGATTCCGGCCGGGGCCCTGCTGGCCGCTGGCGCGGTTGGCAATATGGACCCGGCCGTCATCCTGACCGCCGGAATCCTGGGCGGTGGCCTGGCCGCCGGCACCCATGCCACCAAGTCCGGTTCCCGGCTGCTGATCAATGCCTCGCCCGAGCCCTTTTCCAACTGGATCGCCTCGCTCGGCGAAGATGTGGCGGTGATCGGCGGCCTGTGGATCGCCCTGCACCATCCCATTGTCTTTATCTGCCTGCTGGTACTGTTCATCATCCTGATGATCTGGTTGCTGCCCAGAATCTGGCAGGGAATAAAGACCCTTTTTGCCTCTATCAAACGACTGTTCGGGGACGGCCGGGATGATCAGGCGATCAGCAATGATCCGGGAAACAATACCACGCCCGGCCCAGCCGGAAAGGAGAGGTGA